Proteins from one Streptomyces sp. NBC_00289 genomic window:
- a CDS encoding ATP-binding protein yields the protein MTTTTTSHSRQQRPAPHAAAAGARVFSLPLEHGPLAPATARRAARPILASWGLDEDQLYDALLVISELVTNAVTHALPPVALHLHTTTNGPGRVQVHVSDGGPHTASPTTSWATTRPTDEHGRGTTIITTLAHHTGTTPAPDNDTDGLINHWADLGAA from the coding sequence ATGACGACCACCACGACCTCCCACAGCCGGCAACAGCGCCCCGCGCCGCACGCCGCCGCGGCCGGTGCGCGCGTGTTCAGCCTGCCACTGGAACACGGACCGCTCGCACCGGCCACCGCCCGCCGTGCCGCCCGCCCCATCCTGGCCTCCTGGGGACTGGACGAAGACCAGCTCTACGACGCCCTGCTGGTCATCTCCGAACTGGTCACCAACGCCGTCACCCACGCCCTACCCCCCGTCGCCCTGCACCTGCACACCACCACCAACGGCCCAGGCCGCGTCCAAGTCCACGTCAGCGACGGCGGCCCCCACACCGCCTCCCCCACCACCAGCTGGGCCACCACCCGCCCCACAGACGAACACGGCCGCGGCACCACCATCATCACCACCCTCGCCCACCACACCGGCACCACCCCCGCCCCCGACAACGACACCGACGGCCTCATCAACCACTGGGCCGACCTCGGCGCCGCCTGA
- a CDS encoding transposase family protein has translation MLGLYWSVVMVPFLLRQNPVQQAAAELFGCSQSTVSRRLDLLGPLLEQVLAEFVPDPAEASTGKVVLVDGTLVTTWDWAGRGTELFSGKHCDTGFNLQIAATLDGGLLAVSAPVPGSWHDIRAWRESGFPGLFADRETMGDLGYIGTRVHQHPARRRRTSDRTPEGLEDPRHPLPRPTRHPPEHRPHHHRTRVLPNLLVRLMNNPPRQLADGEGVSVWWGLFGAGAG, from the coding sequence GTGCTGGGGCTGTACTGGTCAGTGGTGATGGTGCCGTTCCTGCTGCGGCAGAACCCAGTCCAGCAGGCGGCGGCCGAGCTGTTCGGCTGCAGCCAGTCCACCGTCTCACGTCGGCTCGATCTGCTCGGGCCGCTGCTGGAGCAGGTCCTTGCCGAGTTCGTCCCCGACCCGGCGGAGGCGAGCACGGGGAAGGTGGTGCTGGTCGACGGCACGCTGGTTACCACCTGGGACTGGGCGGGCCGGGGCACCGAGCTGTTCAGCGGCAAGCATTGCGACACCGGGTTCAACCTGCAGATCGCCGCCACTTTGGACGGCGGCCTGCTCGCGGTCTCCGCCCCCGTTCCGGGGTCCTGGCACGACATCCGCGCCTGGCGGGAATCAGGCTTCCCCGGTCTGTTCGCCGACCGCGAGACGATGGGTGACCTCGGCTATATCGGCACCAGAGTCCATCAGCACCCTGCGCGCCGCCGTCGAACGAGCGATCGCACACCTGAAGGACTGGAAGATCCTCGCCACCCGCTACCGCGGCCCACTCGACACCCTCCCGAGCATCGTCCGCACCATCACCGCACTCGCGTTCTTCCGAACCTCCTGGTGAGGCTTATGAATAACCCTCCCCGTCAGCTTGCTGACGGGGAGGGTGTGTCTGTGTGGTGGGGTCTTTTCGGGGCTGGGGCAGGCTGA
- a CDS encoding (2,3-dihydroxybenzoyl)adenylate synthase, translated as MMLDGCVPWPAEFADRYRSRGYWAGIALGELPAMWARRFGDCIAVVAGDRRWSYAALEERINRMATGLQRLGIGPGDRVVLQLPNVAEFVEIFFALFKLRAIPVVVLPAYRRSEVTYVCQHTEAVAYIVPDRHAGFDFPTLASEVQSSVPSLKHVIVVGESKGRLSADEVRAEPGEAETRWQVADPGDVAVLHLSGGTTGTPKLIPRTHDDYLYGARAGAELCGFTHSTVYLCSLPVAHQFSLSAPGVLGTFLNGGRVVLSPNSAPDTTFPLIEQERATVAALVPPLVEAWLSAAAQASADLSSLEVLQVGGAKLKPDLAQRVRPGLDARLQQVFGMTEGLLNFTRLDDPDDLLFTTQGQPLSPDDEIRVVDDDDHDVLPGEPGNLLVRGPNTIRGYYRAPNHNKAAFTPEGFYRTGDVVQQIPTGHLVVVGRAKDQINRGGEKIAAEEIEYHLLAHPGVAEAAVVAMPDAFLGERVCAYIVPSDCPAAPGQLVNFVRSRGLAEYKLPDRIESIDALPRTAVGKISKQKLRDRITLALTGYGAN; from the coding sequence ATGATGCTTGATGGGTGTGTTCCCTGGCCGGCAGAGTTTGCCGACCGGTATCGCAGCAGGGGCTACTGGGCCGGTATTGCCCTAGGTGAGCTGCCCGCCATGTGGGCCCGGCGCTTTGGTGACTGCATCGCCGTGGTCGCCGGTGACAGACGCTGGAGTTACGCCGCGTTGGAAGAGCGCATCAACCGGATGGCTACTGGGCTGCAGCGTCTTGGCATCGGGCCGGGCGACAGGGTGGTGTTGCAGCTTCCGAATGTGGCGGAGTTCGTGGAGATATTCTTCGCATTGTTCAAGCTCCGGGCCATTCCCGTCGTTGTGCTGCCTGCATACCGCCGCAGTGAGGTGACGTACGTCTGTCAGCACACTGAGGCGGTCGCCTACATCGTTCCCGATCGGCACGCCGGTTTCGACTTCCCGACCTTGGCCTCTGAGGTCCAGAGCAGCGTGCCCTCGCTGAAGCATGTGATCGTCGTTGGCGAGTCGAAAGGGCGGCTGTCGGCCGACGAGGTGCGGGCCGAACCGGGCGAAGCGGAGACTAGGTGGCAGGTCGCCGACCCGGGCGATGTCGCAGTGCTACATCTGTCCGGCGGCACTACTGGGACTCCGAAGCTGATCCCCCGCACCCACGACGACTACCTATACGGGGCGCGGGCCGGCGCGGAGCTGTGCGGCTTTACCCATTCCACCGTCTACCTGTGCTCGCTGCCAGTGGCGCACCAGTTCTCGCTCAGTGCGCCCGGGGTGCTCGGCACCTTCCTCAACGGCGGACGCGTCGTTCTGTCCCCCAACTCGGCGCCCGATACCACCTTTCCCTTGATCGAGCAGGAACGCGCCACGGTCGCAGCGCTGGTTCCCCCACTGGTCGAGGCGTGGCTCAGCGCCGCCGCCCAAGCGTCGGCGGATCTGTCCAGCCTGGAGGTGCTGCAGGTAGGCGGTGCCAAACTCAAGCCGGACCTCGCCCAAAGGGTGCGGCCAGGGCTCGACGCCCGGCTCCAGCAGGTGTTCGGGATGACCGAGGGGCTGCTCAACTTCACCCGTCTCGACGACCCAGACGACCTCCTGTTCACCACCCAGGGCCAGCCCCTGTCACCCGACGACGAGATCCGCGTCGTCGACGACGATGACCACGACGTACTACCCGGCGAGCCGGGCAACCTCCTCGTGCGCGGCCCCAACACCATCCGCGGCTACTACCGCGCACCCAACCACAACAAGGCGGCTTTCACACCTGAAGGCTTTTACCGCACCGGTGACGTCGTCCAGCAGATACCCACCGGGCATCTCGTCGTCGTCGGCCGGGCCAAGGACCAAATCAACCGGGGCGGCGAAAAGATCGCCGCTGAAGAGATCGAATACCATCTCCTCGCCCACCCCGGAGTCGCCGAAGCCGCCGTGGTCGCCATGCCCGATGCCTTCCTCGGCGAACGCGTCTGCGCCTACATCGTGCCCAGCGACTGCCCAGCCGCTCCCGGTCAACTGGTCAACTTCGTCCGCAGCCGTGGTCTGGCCGAGTACAAGCTCCCAGACCGGATCGAGAGCATCGACGCACTGCCCCGGACCGCCGTCGGGAAGATCAGCAAACAGAAACTGCGCGACCGTATCACCCTCGCCCTCACCGGATACGGAGCCAACTGA
- a CDS encoding transposase: MVACPDCRCESARVHSRYSRTLADVAGGRPVLISLAVRRLFCDSVDCGRRTFAEQVEGLTVRCQRRSPLLQHLVEMAGVLLAGRGGARLLRILRTPLSRTSVLFQLMRMGLPAVATPRVLVVDDFALYADVYGTLLVNADTRLPIELWAGRDGEQLASWLRAHPGVEVVCRDGSLVYRQGIAQGAPDAVQVSDRFHLWQGLSKRVSDIAAAHRGCLAAAILQPEPAPPPSDEPCEAGRYSRPPSREATVRDRPGVHRHGPQSQCDSPRARLEPPHRGQVRTRCLLAGVRTAHSAPPTHEPRPVSGVSEAAVGGRRAHRDRAAPGDCRQGLRRP; this comes from the coding sequence ATGGTGGCGTGTCCGGATTGCCGGTGCGAGTCGGCGCGGGTGCACAGCCGGTATTCCCGCACGCTGGCCGATGTCGCCGGGGGCCGCCCGGTGCTGATCAGTTTGGCGGTGCGGCGGTTGTTTTGTGACAGTGTGGATTGCGGGCGGCGGACGTTTGCCGAGCAGGTGGAGGGGCTGACGGTGCGCTGTCAGCGTCGCAGTCCGCTGCTGCAGCATCTGGTCGAGATGGCCGGGGTGTTGCTCGCCGGCCGTGGCGGGGCCCGACTTCTGCGCATCTTGAGGACGCCGTTGTCGCGGACGAGTGTGCTGTTCCAGTTGATGCGCATGGGGCTTCCGGCGGTAGCGACACCGCGGGTGCTGGTTGTGGATGACTTTGCGTTGTACGCGGACGTCTACGGCACGCTGCTGGTGAATGCCGACACGCGGCTGCCGATCGAGTTGTGGGCCGGGCGCGATGGCGAGCAGCTGGCCTCCTGGCTGCGAGCGCATCCCGGCGTCGAGGTGGTGTGCCGGGACGGTTCGCTGGTCTACCGGCAGGGCATCGCCCAGGGAGCCCCGGACGCGGTGCAGGTCAGCGACCGTTTTCACCTGTGGCAGGGGCTGTCGAAGCGGGTCTCGGACATCGCCGCGGCCCACCGCGGCTGCCTGGCCGCCGCAATACTTCAACCCGAACCGGCCCCACCGCCGTCGGACGAACCGTGCGAGGCGGGGCGATACTCCCGCCCTCCGTCACGCGAAGCGACTGTTCGAGACCGTCCAGGGGTACACCGGCACGGCCCGCAGTCTCAGTGCGATAGCCCGCGAGCTCGGCTTGAACCGCCGCACCGTGGCCAAGTACGCACGCGCTGCCTGTTGGCAGGAGTGCGTACGGCGCACTCCGCCCCGCCGACCCACGAGCCTCGACCCGTATCTGGAGTATCTGAGGCAGCGGTGGGAGGAAGGCGAGCACACCGCGACCGTGCTGCACCAGGAGATTGCCGCCAAGGGCTACGGCGGCCATGA